From the genome of Adlercreutzia equolifaciens DSM 19450:
AACGTGGTGCGGAGCATGTTCCGCGACATCGACGCCGAGTACTACCTCATGGTCGACGGCGACGACACCTACCCGGCCGAGGCCGCCGGCGACCTCATCGCGCCCCTGGCGGCCGACGAGGCGGACATGACCGTGGGCGACCGCATCTCCAACGGCGCCTACGGCAAGGAGAACGAGCGGCCCTTCCACAACTTCGGCAACAACCTGGTGCGCCGGCTCATCAAGGTGATCTACGGCTACGCCTTCGAGGACGTCATGACGGGCTACCGCGCCTTCACCCGCGCCTTCGTGAAGACCATGCCCGTCATGAGCGGCGGCTTCCAGATAGAGACCGAGATCTCCATCTGGGCGGTGGACCGCCGCTGGCGGGTGGCCGACGTGCCCATCGACTACCGCGACCGGCCCGAGGGCTCGGAGTCGAAGCTGTCCACCTTCTCCGACGGTATGCTCGTGCTGGCGGCCATCGCGAGCCTGTTCCGCGACTACCGCCCCATGGCCTTCTTCGGCTGGCTCGGCCTGGCGCTCGCCGTGGTGGGGCTCTGCTTCGGGCTGCCCGTGGTGGCCGAGTACCTCGACACCGGCTACGTGGCGAAGCTGCCCTCGGCGGTGCTCGCCGTGGCGCTCATGATCGTGGCGGCGCTCTCCTGGACGGCCGGGCTCATCCTGGACACCGTGGCGAAGTCCCACCGACGCCAGTGGGAGATGAGCGTGTACCGGGTGATGGAGGCGGATGCCGAGCGCTAGGGGCCTGAGCGTCGCGCACTGTGCGGATCTCGCGATGCGGGGTGCTTGGTGCCGCCGCTGCCGGCTTTCGGCGCGTTCCGAAAACAAGAAACCCCGCGCGAAGCGGAGTTTCGTTTGTGGCAAAAGTGGTGCCCCCAACGGGAATCGAACCCGTATTTCAGCCTTGAAAGGGCCGCGTCCTAACCGTTAGACTATGGGGACTCGTTCAAAACAGCTTGCATAGTATGGCAGAGCCGCCCCCGCTTTGCAAGGGTTGCGGCCGCAAAAATCTGGGAAGGAACCATGGAGAAGCTCATTGCACAGTTCATGAAGTTCGGCGTGGTGGGCGTTATCGCCTTCGTCATCGACTACGGCCTCATGGTGGCGCTCACGGAGTTGGTCGGCGTGAACTACCTCATCAGCGCCACGATCTCTTTCACGGTGTCGGTCGTCTTCAACTACCTGGCCTCCATGCGCTACGTGTTCACGCACAAGCAGGGGCTCTCGCGCCGGCGCGAGTTCGTCATCTTCGTGGTGCTCTCCGTGATCGGCCTGGGAGTGAACGATCTGCTCATGTGGCTCGGCTCGTCGGTTCTGGGCGTGAGCTACCTCATCGTGAAAATCGTCGCCACGGCCATCGTCATGGTCTACAACTTCGTGACGCGCAAGATCTTCCTCGACGGCGACACCGGCGCCGTCCTCGAGTAGCGAACGGGCGACCCCTCCGTTTCGAAAACGAGTTGCGAACAGCGCGACTTGGTAGGTGGGTGACACGGTACTCGGTGCTAGAATGAGGGAAATCGCAGGTCGGCGCTGGGCCGGTCGCTCGGTTAGGAGGCAGGTTGTGGTTCCGTCCGTAAAAGAGGGGAAGATCGTCCTTATCGCGAACCCCGTGTCGAAGAGCGGGCGAGGGGCGGTGGCGGCCTCCGAGGCGGCGCGGCTTCTGCGCGAGCGCGTGGGCCAGGAGCGCTTCGAGATGCTTACCACGGCCTGGGCCGGCCACGGGGAGTCGCTGGCCCGCGAGCTGGGCCCCGACGTGGGCTGCGTCATCGCGCTCGGCGGCGACGGCCTGGTGAACGAGTTGGTGAACGGCCTTATGGCCCGCATCCCCGAGGATCGGCCCGTCCTGGCCGTCATCCCCGTGGGCTCCGGCAACGACTACGCCGAGACGCTGGGCATGGCCTACTCCGTCCCCACGGCAGTCACCGAGATTCTGCGCTTTCAAACGGTGCGGGCCGACGTGGGGCGCGTCAACGGCCGCTACTTCGCCGAGACGCTCTCCTTCGGTTTGGACGCCGCCATCGCGCTCGACACCATGGATCGCCGCCAGAAGTCCGGCCGCGCCGGCACCATGCTCTATTTGGAAAGCGCCGTCGACCAGCTGTTCCACCACTTGCAGGTGTTTTCCTTCAAGATGGATGTCCTGGGAGCGGAGCCGGGATGCGCCCCTCATCCGGAATGGGACGATGCCTACCTGGTAGCCGTGCAGGTGGGGCCCACCTACGGCGGCCACTTCCGCATCACGCCCAAGGCGCGCCTCGACGACGGGCTGCTCGACATCTGCTGGGCCACGCCGGAGCTTTCGCCCATGCGGGCGCTGGCGCTTCTTCTGCGCGCCCGGGGCGGCAAGCACACGGGCAACGACCACATCCA
Proteins encoded in this window:
- a CDS encoding glycosyltransferase family 2 protein → MTDIATVSNAEATASAVEAARRGEGVAVLVPCYNEAPTIARVVADFRAALPEATIYVYDNNSTDGTADIAAAAGAVVRRESRQGKGNVVRSMFRDIDAEYYLMVDGDDTYPAEAAGDLIAPLAADEADMTVGDRISNGAYGKENERPFHNFGNNLVRRLIKVIYGYAFEDVMTGYRAFTRAFVKTMPVMSGGFQIETEISIWAVDRRWRVADVPIDYRDRPEGSESKLSTFSDGMLVLAAIASLFRDYRPMAFFGWLGLALAVVGLCFGLPVVAEYLDTGYVAKLPSAVLAVALMIVAALSWTAGLILDTVAKSHRRQWEMSVYRVMEADAER
- a CDS encoding GtrA family protein — translated: MEKLIAQFMKFGVVGVIAFVIDYGLMVALTELVGVNYLISATISFTVSVVFNYLASMRYVFTHKQGLSRRREFVIFVVLSVIGLGVNDLLMWLGSSVLGVSYLIVKIVATAIVMVYNFVTRKIFLDGDTGAVLE
- a CDS encoding diacylglycerol/lipid kinase family protein, with the translated sequence MVPSVKEGKIVLIANPVSKSGRGAVAASEAARLLRERVGQERFEMLTTAWAGHGESLARELGPDVGCVIALGGDGLVNELVNGLMARIPEDRPVLAVIPVGSGNDYAETLGMAYSVPTAVTEILRFQTVRADVGRVNGRYFAETLSFGLDAAIALDTMDRRQKSGRAGTMLYLESAVDQLFHHLQVFSFKMDVLGAEPGCAPHPEWDDAYLVAVQVGPTYGGHFRITPKARLDDGLLDICWATPELSPMRALALLLRARGGKHTGNDHIHFRRASSLVLDFEEEPPAQMDGEPVRGTHFVIDCVPDALTVVVGQR